The genomic region ATTaacacaaaatattaatCCGTTCTATTTATCTTTAATCAAAATGTTGtattaaagaattatttgtttaatattttattattttttgattttatttatatgcaaaTTTTCTGTTGGatactttctttttattttaatgccTTACACACTACtgcatttctttttattatatattgcttaataatgatatacaagagaatataaataaagataatttatcattttttaatgcataatatatttgaacagttgtatttgaatatatgatatatattatatatatagtaagcataatggaaaaaaaaggtacaACGTAggataatatgtaaaatactAAAGGAAATATGACTTTCTCAAATAACTTAATGAATATtggaataattatataatagttaacaaatatatatatatcaatatatatatatttttgttattttaatttatgttttatagaTGCATTTGTACATAAGGAAGCTTTATTTGATATAGATAATTGTGTATTATCAATATTTagatatattctatataattattttattaaacttttttaggaaacatattatatatattatatcaacATTAAAtgagtatgtatataataaaaatgttaactTATATATGCGAAACATAATTACAATTTAagagtaaataaaatacttcaaatataaaagtttttaaaatagcACAACAATAGTTATCACGAAAACgctattatttataatttttatatttatatattttggtATGCGAATtgtttatacaaaataaaaataaatatatcaatatcTTTACATTATAAAATGCATGGCTatagtttttcattttattttatattaataatgatctaatattttgtatgattttttttttcattaaaaatatagaaaatacatacataataaaaagaaaaaaaataagttatacattttagaaagaaaagttattaatatgtttatatttaatattatgaaaatataaaaagaaaagaatatttataattttacgtGTAACAGGGTAAAAATATGACTTctttatgttattaaaattaaatgaaaaaaaagtataattaaCATTATGCTTATTAATTCCACCTAGTGCAATAATTAAAcagcattattatttttatcattaaatatatatttatggataaacttttatatcactatatttaataatacttactctgaatattatatactttaaatgaatatatagaaCATGAAAGAACATAtgcttattatttattttaaatataatatttttctaaaaaatatttcaagtttcatattatatgtaatattttacataaaatacaataatgataccatattttaaaaattttaaataattttaatttttattaaatattaccaacaatatattttttaataaaatacttcgtaagtattatatacttaattatataagtaaaataatatatttttcaatgtACCATAGATAATtaacgtatgtatatattacataaataatattgatatatctttttatatggTATAATCTCTCATTCTACATTTTATTGTGCTAAATATTCATGAGAGATTGTATTAGTGttgtaaattaataatttccttttttctattattgataaattataatttattttatattattctatttttttataaaaattgtacatGTGCTGCCAGAACGGAAGAGTCACATGTAATACTAAACAGTTtagttcatttatataaaatactgaattgtaataatactattgtattaattatgttaacgtaatttacaatattttattctatttcgGAAGTTGTATTATATCTgtgtaaaatttaatatggaatttttataaaatatatactacttataacaaataagtaagtcgaaagaagaaaaaaagggaaaagagaagaaaataatataataatatgtgaTAATGAATTCTAGTTATTGaacttaaataaaaatatatatacgcaaaaaattttattaaagcaggtataattcttaaaattagttatttactttataaaaaatatttcaagtAATCCTAATAACGAACTATTTTTATCCGTttctatttaaatatttacatttaactTCATTCTTCTTTCACATTTTTTGATGAGATATATGCATAcgctttttttaattttgttcttACTTATTTAAACAGCTAGTTGTTTAGTTTCATATAGTATCATTGTTGTATTTTCATGTATGTTCTCTCAAACATATTAGAActtcttatattattaatatttacttattattttatatatgtcgtttaatataatttcgttttttattaatatatataaatactataGTTTTACCATGCTTTTGCTGATGATATTagttttcatatatttttatatttttcatattatatgtaaaattataccTATTTTCCGtgattaaatatttcttattataaaagCTTTAtcatatagttatatataattactacactgtataatttttcatttatacaaTGTAAACacgaaaaagatatattttatgtattaactGTATTtcattgatatttttttttttccgttaCTAATTATAAATGAGCGTATGCTCTCCTAATGCAATATTTTCAATGTAATTCTTCTAAatcatattatattctatttAAAGTAAACAAATATGGTTTCACCtagaataataagaaaaatgtaatCTTCTACTACCAACTTTTCTTTTAGCGGATTTTGGAGCACGGATTACAAAATGCCGCATATGAGGATCATCATAATAGTAATCgtcaattctttttttccttggTACCTTTTTATGAAAACCTCTTCCGAAGGGCGTaaactaatataaaattgaatagtaaaaaaaataaacaatatatttattttataattataaagttttgggaatattaaaaatagtaatttaatatatattttattttactaagaatataaatttactttATAATAAGTGTAAATAGTTGAAATTATTCCCACAATCAAAGTAAATGCGATACCAACACGGAATATGTTGTTACTGAATATATTGGACTTATCTGAATTCTTAAAAAGTACAGATATAATTTCAGGAGAATATTTAACTCTTCCTTGTGGGGCATAGATATTCCATTTTGCCCCAATCATTGGAGTATCACGAACACTTGGCTCTCTACATATTCCTTCTGAGCTTTTTACTAATCCCTGTTTTTGACAGAACTCTGGAGtgattttatcttttttcgGATGTAATGACATTGAAAGGGATGATAATGCGTTACTTCTTGGATTTAAATTAGAATGTACTGCAATCCcttcttatttttaccttGAACTCCGTTAATTGTGGCTCCAAGTGATTGCTGCGTTCCTTTACTGGGGATTAAGTCTGATTCAGAGTTTTTACTTCCATAAGTGGTGGCCATAGAAGAATCGCCATGGAGAGGAGGTAGATAGTATGGTGAAGTTGGCTTATTAAGTGATTCACGAGATGCTGGAAATGCATAACAATTAATTTTACCACCTTTACGACTTGTATCTTCAGGACTGTCACCCATATTGTCTGTACATCtgagaaaataaattgaatCCTTAAAATCTCTTTGTGAACCCTGAGAATTCAATGAATTACTGGATTCTGAAGATTTATCTAATGTTTTTAAGATAtcacaattattattttgtttatccTTTAATGAAGATAAGAGTGTATTAGGATCAAACtctttattacatttaaaatacatatcGCAATTATCCCAAAAAGAATCATCACAGCATTCTTTAgtatttttatgatttatGTATAGTTCTTTAATCTTATTAAGGTATTTTTCGTATTCTTTGAATTCAACGTTAATACaagtattatatgttttaatgtcatcataatattgaaaataatcgaacaaatatttttcatctaCCTTTTCATTTAATCCATCTATAGTGTTCCCTTCAATTTCAGGTagacatttatataaagaataacgATCATAAATGCTACTTcttacttttaaaaaattaacaagaTGTTctgatttattattttcgGGGCTAAGCTctaaaatttgttttattttataatatacccAGTATGTATAATGTAAGCAGTGGGGAATATAtccttctttatttttctgtagTGATAAATCCTCTGcattttttgcaatttttttacaaagatCATAACTTCCTGTTGGATAATCATCTTTAACGTCCTTgcattttttacaaatttcaTCGTATTGGCTTCCATTTACATTattgttaaatttattatatatattacttgaTAGTGGTCCTTCTATATGTTCATGCtgaatattaagaaataatgaattatataatatagattttatttttaaagaagtAATTTTTGTTGTGTTTAAGAAcaataatttgtatatattttaaattattttttttataaaatataaatgtgtacCAAAAGATCAGTTATGATTTCCATTTTATTCTTGTACAAACaagttaaaagaaaatatcatcattatatgtattcaattaaattcatattaaaaataaaaacaaatatttcatttatattttttatatatatttttataagtattttctaatgtatataaatatatgttaataaaaattgttcGTTTATTAAGACTTAGAATTCGAAATACGTATtactaataataagaaaaatataaatactaatgcgttttaaaatttttatagagAAACATATATGTTGTGTTACAAGtaagaagaaaaagtaatctttaaaataatatatagaaaaatattgatTTATAGAGTAACATActattcaaataatatattaatatatgaataatttgtttttatactttttttaatctaCGTAAACTATAATttgatttatattaaataattaggTATTTTGTCCTTCAAATAAATtgcttatttataaaatttccgaataattatatttgctttattgtgaaatattatttgaatttgACGTTTTGAagaacatttatataattattatacagAAACTGCAATGgaaattattgtatatattttttttacaaaattaactatatatatttattacaatgaattttatttctagTAATGCGAATGTAGTATAAATTAGGAGTGGTTTCTActattgaaaaataaatggatatagatataataaaaattggtATGTAGAAACTCAAACCAATTTTAATTgaactatttaaaaaattattttccctatttttacagaaatattattacccccgtttttctacattttaaagtataacatagaaatttattttttttttaatttttcatttaatattttaaaatattttacataatatgctttttataatacatttttattaactttttcaAATTTGAATTACCATTTCATAAGAGTAATTAAATGTTATTGATATAGTAAGTGCATTACAGCAAATATTGATATTCCTagtaacaatttttattaaattaaatttaactAATAATACACAGGACATTATTCATTCATAtgataatgaataaatgttatatgtaataacACTATAAGTAATAATTAGAATTAACATTTTAGAAGAAGGgtgaattaattaattttagtttatatactcactcttttttaatataattattttctcagaataaatattatatatactaatacAAAAGTAATTATCATTCTATCAGTAATGATAttatccaaaaaaaaataaaattccataaaatttttttaaagtattaatttttcattagaaaaaaaagttatttattattatttattaaaaaatttatttaatttttattttattatatccaGTATATTGTTAggataaaatatttagtagttcaataattaaattaataagaataatatatagtaatacCATAATGGAGTAATCACAGTGATATTGATGATTTTTGGTTGAATGTGTTCCATTGAAAAACGTGGGTTTgaaacaatatattaataaccTTGTAagaattcttttatttttttacaatatttattattatagtttTTCTGAATTATTACTAAGTAgagtataaataaatgaaaaaatattggaTATAAATCAATTGATATGTACAAGGGAagtctttttaattattattttaatatatatataaatgataaaaatatatttttgtactatatatatgGCTTGCaattaaattcattttatttttaattaaattttcagctatatttttttatgtcatataataaaaatatatatattgtattctTATCTTagtctttttaaaattgtgtatttttatattttttaaaataatattatttcaaataaattaaaaaaaaaaaaaactaatcttatatatgtatgtatttgaGTGGTTATTTTTTGGAGCATATATAATgcattattactattgtagtttacagaaaaataaaatattaagtttccaaaataataatatagagagaatacataatttttttatgtaataaatggaatattttttattaaatatttacaaatatatatattttttttatcaaatagaatttataaagtatttattatattgaataacatattataacattaaaaggattttttaaattttacatttctaAGACACATTAGcaaaagataatatattaaattatgcattattataattgtttataggaagtaaattatattaatatataacgtATATATTTGAACCTGCGAATCATGTTATGATAAAGGAAatcaaattatatacatattaaattataaaaaacattttacaAATCAGTTATGataatttaatgaatattttgatataaacttacatttatatatgtatcattCGGTAATAATTGTTGTActatatatcattaataaaattacataacactcttataaaattaaattttattattggtACTATGttactaatattattcatttaaattttttttaccgttaaaaatgttaattttgtgttctaatgatataattataattgtataacataaaaattacaattcCAGAATAAATTTCagtaattaatatttattttctaataatatacataaggaatacatattatgttcctttattctttatatattgatatttttgttctaaaataaaatgattattttatttaattgatatatattaaaacgtAATGAAGACTGAAGAGGAAAATGATTTGGTacattttgtatattaattataatcgttattatttactagttgttttaatattttatatcttaaTTTGAATAgcaaattacattttttaaaagaaagtacatatatatatatagttcatTTCCTCTGATTAATTGTTAGGTAGATGTATCAAAAGAATTatctaaaaatgaaaaatttgataaaattaataacgaTAGTAGTACAACTGTAAATAGTAGTTATTGTAAGGAGTTGAGTAATAGTGGAAGCCCCCAATTCAAAGTATTTTGtgagaatattttaaataaattaaataaattatataatcttGAAAaggattatataaaaaataataaccaTGATTTTTGTCGTTACTTTACTTTCTGGACATacgaacaaataataaaagaatttagTACAACATGGAATAATTCTTTGGCAAGCTGTGATATATCTAAACTTAATAGCATactaatttatacatataataaaattataggTAAAAGTTGTACATTTGATTTGGATGGTAAGTTTGATGATTGGAAAGAAGAAAAGtatttatactattattttaagaaatataatgatattaagaaaaaaaaaagtgcaaaACAAGAACAAACAAAGTATTGCAAATATCTTGAAcagataaaaattttatatgaaaggcatataaataaatgatgcACTTATTTCTTGGAGGGGAGAAATCACGAAAACAGGtgtcaaaaatattttaattgtggAGAAGCATATAACCCTTATGATCTTATATCTGAATTAAAATGTGAACAAAATTCATACAGTGGATATTGGAAAACAGTAATTCAAGATTTAATTATTGGCAGAGATATAATGAAAAGTGGAAATTCATTAAAAGGAActcttaatatattaatgaatgaTCCTTTCTACAAAGCAGTAACATTTGGGTTTGTAGTTGTAGGAGTACTATTTACttcattcttattttataaagtaaattaaaatttcattttaaaatataaatatgttacacatttttatatagctGATCTTCcttataaaagtataattacgaaatataacttttttgtttcttatattttttttttaattcagaTTTCTTACcgtggaaaaaataaatataagtataattttttggatCCATCTGGAAACCTAGCAAGATTTTATGAAGCAAAAAgcagaaaaacaaaatgggGAGATAGTGAAATTCGTTTATCTTATTACTCAGTGTGAATaatttgctttattttcacatatgttataaaatgTTTTGGGGAAGCAGAAgtgttatatgtataaatcaTGTTCTGGAAGTAATAGCTTTTGgtagaacaaaaaattgaataaataatttgtattgAAATTGTAATAGTTTATTTGAGCATTATACACttacttatatatgcattatatatttttattttgtttaagaatatatattaaagaaataaaatattcttaatttatatagTAGTGAagtgtaatttttttttaacgattaatacttattttaatgtatcgtaaaacatacatatatgataattatatatttttatttgttctatTGATATAGTGATTAGTGTTTAGCATTATTTACTTGTAAATGTATGTAGTcgaaattgtaaaaattataatatattataaattattgttttatatatgtttatctattaattttaaaattgtgtattataaaagattatattaattacttTATAAACTTGTAAAGCTTAATAAAGGTGTATAAAGATTTATCATAAAcgagaaaattattaaaatgttacatcaattatatattaaaaatatattaatatatatttatttctaaagCAGCAATAAggaatatgaattatattgaTGAGCTGAGGAAAGGATAATAGTTTAcggtttttattttttttgttgaaagataaatatatatgattacaagatttaatacaataatttaattgaAGTACATTAGAATGCCTTAATTCAAGTTATTCATCATGgatattaaagaataaatgaataaatgaataaatatgtaatatttattattttaaggTATGATGATGATTTATTGTAAGTGAATTAATCagtaaaaaactaaaaaatatatatttttgaaatgtaAAGAGCTGAATGAatttagaattatataattgaTGAAATAGAAGTTAATTCCGAAAGagaaataatattcatataaaattaacatatatatatatgaataatttgaaatttaaaattaattttttttgtatttttctttattatataaagttCGTCTTctatgtataattaataaataaaagaaagttattttatgtaagttgcatacataataatatttttgaaatgaaaaagagaaattaatataaatgggAAAAGAATTACTTATTATTTAAgagtaaaaaagaattaaattcACGAATATTTTGGATTCAGCATGTATGAAgcataataatacatattaaacaaagcaattttttttttttttaaataacacttttaaatgattatattattcaCTGCATTCGCTTTGAGTTGTTTATACCTTCCAtagaaatgataataaaataaaattattcccataaataatacattcaaCTGGTATTCAATGTGTCTTTcaattttgaatttattgaaaaattatatgtactctgtctatatatttattcatttatagtttaatttattgtttaATCATTATACAAATACAGTACGTCAAATAcatgttttatataacaaTGCGGACGTTCAGTTGATACAACAGGattgtattattaaatataaattctttgttttattattatgttacaaatattattcattagGAAGTTTATTATTGGGCTTTGATTGTATgtgaaaatgaaattaacTGTTAGTTATAAGAagttgtaataaaaaaataactttttcaattatacatatttattattttaactgGATggttatttacataaatgttCAGTTAacatttcatattttcttggtctttttttattcttagtAATCATTCATATATGGAAGGCaaagataaaattttatcaaGCATATTCACTTGGACAGCTACGTAACATTACCGATAAtagaaagaaatatataatatgtgaaatgtacgtatatacttgtattaatttttttccatatttatattgtcTATTTTAGTGGATTATgtagaaaagaaagaatttAGACAATaagaattaacaaaataaataaaatatgacaTTACTTTTGAAtagaataatacaaaaagtaaagaatataaaacacTAAtgaatgttataaaaatttactcgcttaaaaattgaacatgataaaatgtttttgttagtaaaatatgttatgtaATCCAATactttattatgttttttcataaaacaaaataaatcattagaaaaatttgacacttttaaatgaaaaatattttaattgagtaaaaattattacgaaattaatttttaaatttaataatagatCTTTAATGTTATGCTGCTCttttaaggaaaataatcttaaaatataaaataaatataagcgGGATCTGTACATAAATTAACATAAGgggaataattataaatccTAATAAATCAATTTCTATAagaatttacatatatgttaaaatacaaatgaaaaaatgtacataattaCAATAACTTAAAAACTTAGTAAaagtaatagtaaaaatataacttagGAAATATTAGTAAAATCAACAAGTATAagaaaataagtaaaataaaaaaacaaataataaattaatttacattttcttatagatcttatgaaatatttattttataagtaaacacagaaaatataaattaactaTTTAAACTAGGTGATATAAGGATAACATTGagattaattatatacatatatatataaatttaaaagaatatatttcatgtatcaaatatatatcaagAGCTTTGTGTGCTCTTAAATGCATAATGTTTCATGGGAATTATGACGACTGCAATCAATTCAAAGATTTAAAGGAACCATTCTTTAGTAAATACCTAAGGAAAGTTCAtaaat from Plasmodium malariae genome assembly, chromosome: 11 harbors:
- the PmUG01_11062900 gene encoding PIR protein, producing MEIITDLLHEHIEGPLSSNIYNKFNNNVNGSQYDEICKKCKDVKDDYPTGSYDLCKKIAKNAEDLSLQKNKEGYIPHCLHYTYWVYYKIKQILELSPENNKSEHLVNFLKVRSSIYDRYSLYKCLPEIEGNTIDGLNEKVDEKYLFDYFQYYDDIKTYNTCINVEFKEYEKYLNKIKELYINHKNTKECCDDSFWDNCDMYFKCNKEFDPNTLLSSLKDKQNNNCDILKTLDKSSESSNSLNSQGSQRDFKDSIYFLRCTDNMGDSPEDTSRKGGKINCYAFPASRESLNKPTSPYYLPPLHGDSSMATTYGSKNSESDLIPSKGTQQSLGATINGVQEFCQKQGLVKSSEGICREPSVRDTPMIGAKWNIYAPQGRVKYSPEIISVLFKNSDKSNIFSNNIFRVGIAFTLIVGIISTIYTYYKFTPFGRGFHKKVPRKKRIDDYYYDDPHMRHFVIRAPKSAKRKVGSRRLHFSYYSR